One segment of Gopherus evgoodei ecotype Sinaloan lineage chromosome 20, rGopEvg1_v1.p, whole genome shotgun sequence DNA contains the following:
- the C20H1orf216 gene encoding UPF0500 protein C1orf216 homolog — MFAVCQPDVPLNAPFHEGKRDPTLGTAFLAEQDLKQDKNFNFVVEGYDSNENWSQAVLGTQMEGSSGQTENTTNPADNLVLLVQRQTAQGRLRAAPRGLKSDELGLSEEDVCNPLKGAELSGAEEEKMATEDTAEDCGRLAGSPLEDNGYASSSLSIDSPDSSTGNAWETPAAATKDPRNQPPPPGPDADPENSSDSDTVFPVLAEAFQNLQDKMRFKEREKEKHHIHLVMYRRLALLRWIRGLQQKVVDQQSRLQESFDTILDNRKELLRYIQQGVVCPKAPAHAGL, encoded by the coding sequence ATGTTTGCAGTGTGCCAGCCAGATGTCCCCCTGAACGCTCCATTCCATGAGGGCAAGCGGGACCCGACGCTGGGCACGGCCTTCCTCGCTGAACAGGACCTCAAGCAGGACAAGAATTTCAACTTTGTGGTGGAAGGGTATGACAGCAACGAGAATTGGAGCCAGGCGGTGCTTGGGACCCAGATGGAGGGGAGCTCTGGCCAGACAGAAAACACAACAAATCCAGCCGATAATCTGGTGTTATTAGTGCAGAGACAGACAGCTCAGGGCAGGCTTAGGGCCGCTCCCCGAGGGCTGAAGTCAGATGAGCTGGGCCTCTCTGAGGAGGATGTGTGCAACCCTCTCAAGGGAGCCGAGCTCAGCGGTGCCGAAGAGGAGAAAATGGCTACCGAGGACACGGCCGAAGACTGTGGCAGATTGGCTGGCTCCCCCTTAGAGGACAATGGCTATGCCAGCAGCTCCCTCAGCATCGACAGTCCTGACAGCAGCACCGGCAATGCCTGGGAGACACCCGctgctgccaccaaagacccaagGAACCAGCCACCGCCTCCGGGGCCCGACGCTGATCCTGAAAACTCCTCCGACTCAGACACTGTCTTCCCGGTGCTGGCTGAGGCATTCCAGAACCTCCAGGACAAGATGAGATTCAAGGAGCGGGAGAAGGAGAAACACCACATCCACTTGGTGATGTATCGGCGCCTGGCCCTGCTGCGCTGGATCCGCGGCCTCCAGCAGAAAGTGGTGGACCAGCAGAGCCGGCTGCAGGAGAGCTTCGACACCATCCTGGACAACCGCAAAGAGCTCCTCCGGTACATCCAGCAGGGCGTGGTGTGCCCCAAAGCACCGGCTCATGCTGGCCTGTGA